Proteins from one Camelina sativa cultivar DH55 chromosome 8, Cs, whole genome shotgun sequence genomic window:
- the LOC109125911 gene encoding uncharacterized protein LOC109125911, with product MVNDAFHETTAAFPENNTEEPNVDAQRFYTMLDAANQPIYDGCREGHSKLSLASRMMTIKADNNLSENCMDSWAELIKEYLSADNMMISSKNVGFAGSRDINLLNEGRECHINVCDGFSPFVMSGRQYSLWPVQSIRSEPLIHELKQLWYEGVQTFDLSRKQNFNMRAVLMWTISDSPAYGMLSGWTTHGRLSCPYCMDRTDAFQLKYRRKPCWFDCHRRFLPLHHPYRKNKKLFRKNKVVRVPPPTYVSGNDLFEQIDYYGAQETCKRGGNYHTPANMPDGYGSAHNWHKQSIFWELPYWKDLLLRHNLDVMHIEKIFFDNFIVTLLNVQGKTKDSWRSRLDLAEICARIDLHLTRDGKLPLSQFRLSAEDKKVLFEWIKSEVKFPDGFVSKFSRCVEQGQKISGI from the exons atggttaatgatgcatttcatgaaaCTACTGCTGCATTTCCTGAGAATAATACGGAAGAACCCAACGTAGATGCACAACGTTTTTATACTATGTTAGATGCTGCAAATCAACCTATCTACGATGGATGTAGAGAAGGGCATTCTAAGTTATCATTGGCATCTAGGATGATGACAATTAAAGCTGATAATAACTTAAGTGAGAATTGCATGGATTCTTGGGCTGAACTCATTAAAGAGTATTTGTCAGCTgataat atgatgataaGTTCCAAGAATGTCGGTTTTGCGGGAAGCCGAGATATCAACCTACTCAATGAAGGACGCGAGTGCCATATAAACGTATGTG ATGGTTTTAGTCCATTTGTTATGTCAGGGAGGCAGTATTCCTTATGGCCT GTCCAAAGCATCCGAAGCGAGCCTCTGATTCATGAGCTGAAGCAATTGTGGTATGAAGGTGTTCAGACGTTTGATTTGTCgcgaaaacaaaatttcaatatgCGGGCAGTGCTAATGTGGACGATTAGTGACTCCCCTGCGTACGGAATGTTATCTGGGTGGACAACACACGGAAGATTATCATGTCCTTATTGTATGGATCGTACCGATGCATTTCAGTTAAAGTATAGGCGAAAaccttgttggtttgattgtcatcgtcGGTTTCTTCCCTTGCATCATCCGTAccggaagaacaagaagttgtttAGAAAGAACAAGGTTGTGCGTGTTCCTCCACCAACTTATGTCTCTGGAAATGATTTGTTTGAGCAGATTGATTACTATGGCGCTCAAGAAACATGTAAACGTGGGGGTAACTATCACACACCAGCAAACATGCCAGATGGATATGGAAGCGCTCACAATTGGCACAAGCAGAGTATTTTTTGGGAGCTTCCATATTGGAAAGATCTTCTATTGCGGCACAACCTTGACGTGATGCACATCGAGAAAATCTTTTTCGATAATTTCATCGTTACGCTTCTGAATGTGCAgggtaaaacaaaagatagcTGGAGATCTAGGTTGGATTTGGCGGAAATATGCGCAAGGATCGATTTACATCTTACAAGAGATGGGAAATTACCATTATCCCAATTTCGATTGTCAGCAGAGGATAAGAAGGTGTTGTTCGAGTGGATTAAATCTGAAGTGAAGTTTCCAGATGGATTTgtctcaaaattttcaagatgTGTAGAGCAAGGCCAAAAAATTTCAG gtatataa